TCTTTCAATTAATGTTAAACAGTATGTACCATTCAAAAGATCTCTTTTTACCCTACTCAGGCATCTAAAAAGTTTCACAGTAATGCACAGAACTCATGTGCTGCGAAGCGAAGGAACTCGGCTTGTCTCGGACTGTTTTTTCTTCGTCTCACGAAAACAAAAACCGAGCCATTATCTTGCTGCTATGTGTGATGATGTCACACTGTATACCAATCAACTCACCATCACATGAGAATTCGTTTAATCTTCATTCCAATGGCATACTGGCACTGAGACGAAATCTATGGCTGATTTTTCACAGGTATATAACCAGCACATGTGTTTTATACTTCTTGTGTGCATTCCAAGTGGTGTTGGTTTCTTTCGCTGCTGTTTTTGGCTTCACAAGATACGCCGTTCTAAATGCCTGGGCCCCTGAATAAAATGACAGTGGTTTCAGCTCTGTAGCCCCCAGATCGAAGCCGCTATGGATGAATTTCAATAGGCATGCGTTCAGAGCCACTTAAGTGGCTTTTGAGTAACAAAGGGTTAACAGAGGCCATTGGCAGTGATCCAACATGTATATTAAACTTTCACCGTATggcaggaaattttgatggaagGTAAACCAAACTTCATCAGCATCAACATATTAAAATactgacgaaaatcaagaaatctAAACATGTacttttagaggtgcttatgaAGTTTGACAAATGACAAATTTAACTgatttgtcaactttttcttTCACCAAAATTTCTTGTTTAGCTTGAAAGAAAAAGTGTATTCTCCAAAAGTTTACTTTTGGCAAAATAGTTACATTTATGTGCAATGATCTTTTACCAAAGCTCCCACTATCCGTAAAGCATGTAGCTATGGAGGCATCAtatagtacaagtacacagaaaaatttggaaatttcaactagagtagggaccataacacatcgataaaaagtactgaaacaagctggagtagtgcatgatattaattcacagtaaaactataagaagtgttacatccctactgtgctcaagataccataatggaaatgcaataacacttcttatagctttactgtgaattaatatcgtgcactactccagctggtttcagtactttttatcgatgtgttatggtccctactctagttgaaatttccaaatttttctgtgtacttgtatgttaactttttttgtaaataataattatgactggtgaacccatgcatactgtatctgaaatggcgccgcgcaccccaattatcgtctgaaaagtgaagtatctattacgctacgttgtcagctatgttcaacccgttacgcagcattttaaatcaagaactgttcgaaaagcacctctgtaatccacgcatactgaaagaaatgttgccgcgcaccccagttatatcaattatcatctgaaaagtgaagtatcctttacacttcgttgtcagctttgttcaacccattacacagcatttcgaatcaaaaactgttcgaaaagcaccactgcaatccacgcataccgaaagaaagaaatggtgccatgcaccctagttatatcaattatcgtctgaaaagtgaagtatctattacgcttcattgtcggctatgttcaacccattacacagcagtatgaaatcaagaactgtttgaaagcatctctgatatcaaaatagccactatgacaaatacggacgatttccgttacaaagggaagccacgtgctatcgccaaatcgacacttttcgctgtcagcaaagatgaatgggacacaagggaggacactggtaagtccacgaagaatgcattgtacgtactgcggtatgccaaaaggcacctgtcgggccgaagcgacgttgaacaatgaaaaaatcaagcccgtagccttagccgttatcgagttacgcttgtctgaaggaatcagtcagtcagttacttacttacttactcactcactcagtagaaaattccgttaaataaaatatttttaaaattccatagcaacttgttgaaagcatttcgggttgatctgaaagcttgtttgggcttagtttcacctacccaatactgcctgatcgtcattaggggaaattgaggctgttttttgggtgacactatttcgtgagccacgcctactactttgtggtccctactatacactactattgtagtgtatgatatcAAGTAAAAAAAGAGCAGTGTCTTAGAAGAAGTTTTAGTCACAAAACTGCATAGGTTACTACTCTCACTTAggaagatcaaaatactctaatagagcagtcagatattctGATAGTACAGTCAGACGGTGATTTCTCATAGTTTAACATCACCAAAATCATACATCAACAAACACCAAATGATCAGTTTACTGTACTCAGCATGCTTAAATCCACCCCATTATGCTGTGATCCCACAAAATTTTGATTGCGCTAGGCTGGTTTCGCACAATAAAAATTGTGTTATCAATTACTGTCTGCAACCAAACCTTTGTTGGAAGTTTACACTTACTTTAGGCAACCATTTTCATACTTCAGCAACACACTTAAACTTGCGAGGCTAAAATCTTTGTTGGAACTTGGAAGAATTTTTGCTAAGTGGTCTCACCCAGATGGTCAACTGAACAAACTTCCCTATTCTGTACACAGGTACTTGTGATCATTGTGGTAAACGTTGCAGTATTTCTTGTACTCAACATTGCTATTCTCACTGATCAGTGACATGTGCAATATCACTACCAAAAACTCACCAATTATATCTAACTACCTATACTCTATTGTAAGAGTGGAAACCTCTCAAAGATTGGAAGAGAGTATAGGCCCAAAAGAGTTAGGTTGCAGTTGAAAGCTGATTAAATTGAAGGTATTTTCACTAAAAAGGATGGACaaaatttgctgccactctattgagtatagaatctctgccAGCAGGGGGTTACAGCCCCCCAGAGGCTATAACTTTCATGAtatctcaaagttcaccagaattaatttataggCACAATCTAAACTAAAATACCAACTGTTTAGTCAAAAGTATTTAATTTCAGTCCCTTTTTTAGCTGGTAAATAAAACATACAACATTTAAAGCAATACAAAACAGGTTTTAGACACTGGAGAACACTTAGTACAGTGGTAAAACACCAACTTTCAAAGTAAGAGGTTAGTGGTTCGATTCCCACTGGAAGTAAAAATTTTTTTCATTCAGTTGCAGACTACATTTATGAGTGAACACTATGGGACCACATATATCTATGCACACAAAAGATAACATACAGTAACACAGTGCACCATTTCAATTATTGGGTATAAGCTAAGTATTAGGGGACTCACTTGCCATCACAATCTTCATCACATGTTCCATTCCAACAGCAGTAAGATCATTTTTCCAGAGGTACAATAGTTGAAGTAAACCGTTGTCTTGCCTATATCTGCACAACTCATAATATATCACTACCATTAACACTTTGTAATACTCACCTGGGCCTCCCATTATTAGTATCAGCCGAGGACAAGGTTTGTCATGATGGTGAAAAATGTCCCTCAGCTCACCAAGTAGCTCCTTGCGCATCTGCACCTTGTCCACTGCTTTTTTCAGTGTGAATCTCGTAAGATCTTCATCATTTAGGGTGACATGGTCATTGGACACAAGTGCCAACCTCGCATAATTTGTGACAAGCTGTTTTGGTTCATTATCACTTGACACTTGGGGTGAGAAACTCTGCTCGCAAATTATCTGCAGAACAATACACTTGTGTCTCATGACTTGCAATTGGCTTGCCACTACCTAAAGATGAACTTCACTTTTGTCCTATACACCAAAACTCACTTTTCTGTAATGATGCGGACATTTACTCGCGTTTCTCAGATCCTCAATTCTTGTAAATCGAGTTAATATGGATTGTTTCTAGTACCCTCGCTTGTATTTTGTACAGGCACTACTGACCTTGTGCATGCACTCCAGTACTCGACTCAACCAACGAATCTATGACTCAGTAGATCATGATTCCAGTAGGCAACCGCCGGAAACTGAGATCACGTCGTCACCAACTGGGTCACCAAGAAAGTTGTCTTATTAGTCAGTACAGAAAGTAGCAAAGAATCGTTGCATGTACCATGCACTTAGAGGCTAACACTCCCGGTAGTCGCGTCCCAGTCACCAGCGCGTGGGCGGCACTCCCAGGTGGCGTTCATTGATTAGAACATAGCATAAATGAACGTGGCGATTTTAATAAGCATTCCAGCACAATGGGACTTTTTATGTGCTCAATAGATAgaatattgattgctgatctcagaaatatgtACTTCGCATGGGTTGGAATcagccactccaagaaaattccttgtttcccatttcattgacctcaaaacTACATGTGGGCCGGCAGGcagttcattatccattatagaTAGCTATTTCCACTAATTTTTGAAatcataactaacttacaggtaagaatacagcAGAAATATTTAAATCAAGAACCtaaacagtgaaaagctagccacTGGCTATAAATGGGCTTTCTAAATGAATGACCAtgtgggaagagaatctgcatgagggcaggaaatgggaaacaatgaattttcttagAGTGGCCTTAATTTGGCATGCACTAGCTAGCTGGGCACTGAGTGCTTTAAAACTGAGCTAGCTAACTGATTTTATATGGCAACAGTTTAAGGACAATTCTATCTAGTAGCTAACCTGAAATGTCTCAAGTtgaactgcagttgcttctagctgcaagtttgtacatgtaatggtgAGTATAATAGTTCTGAGGGTTTTTTATATCTGCTAACATGCAATTAGAATCCTATTCTGCTGCAACTAAGAAGTCAGAGGAGTTTGCCAAGAAGACAAAGTTTAGCTGGCATCTCCACATAATATAAGCCCACTTATATGTGGCACCATGCAGATTTATAAACACTGCTAAAGATTTATTAAATACTGCTACTGATTTAACTACTGCACCATGATATAATCCTCCACCACATATATAAACACTATACCAGATACTGAAATCCTGCTACATGCAGGTACTGCACATGCAGGatatataaaaataatgaaTCAAGTCACTTTTTAATGTACATAGGTCCAATAGGCATCAcacagggccgtagccagacttttatctgggtaggttctttttaaaaaaaagtggacctttttatatgacatgattcagattatattatggtgtgtgcacccagcatgctgaaactaggggggtctgggggcatgcccccccccccccccccaggaaatcacttttttttttaggtaagctgaagaccagctgtatggatgatatctggaaaaagaTCTCTACTGCTGACATATAACTATCATATGCAGATGTTGGCCAAAATAATTGAAGTCTGAATTTTAGTATTTTACTGACTTATTAAACAAGACTTTTGGGTAACTCTCTGTTGAATATGGGCAATTTAAACTAAACGTATTAAGAAAAAAGTATATAAATTGCATGCCACAGAAACTTTAAAATACCTGAACTAATTTTATTtactaatattattatgattatcatATAATTACAGGTCACTGTTAATATAACTGCATGTAAGGATTTAGTGACCGGCCGCAAACTAGATTAATGCACATAGgtatgtagctactagtatATTATTGCATGCAAACTTTTAGCAGATCAGTAAACAAGCTAGCAAAAGATAATGATTAACTGAAATTTTTCTAGCAAGCTTTCGGTTTCAATTATTTGCAAGAAAGAACCCTGTTCTGTTGTTTGGACAGACGTACTACAGCTCCTTTAGTTTCTCATTCCTTAGATCTGTCTTCACTGACAAAACATACAATTGACATGAATTTCAGTTGCTGGAAAAATCTGACAACAGTGTGAACCAGATAGTTCAAATGAGAATTTGTGACTTGTGcaatcatttttaaatttattcttCTGCTGCTTGTGTGTTTGTACTACAAAAACTCACATGCTATTCTGTGATGAACTTATAGGTGCAGGGGAACAGCCTATGGATTGTCTACCAAATTTCTGACAGAAGCATACTATCATAATATGCCTTCATATATATGACCTTCTAAATGTTAATTACTCAAACAGTTTGGTGGAACCCCTAAAAAGTACACACCCTGAATAGTGACTTAAATTGCTAAACAGGATACTCAAGCACACAGCCAAGAGCACTGCTGGTCTGGACTACATCAACTAACTGTAAAGTTTCAGTTTACTGTGTAGTCTTACGGTCACCAGATAAAATCTCAAATACTTTGATAAAGTATCCTTATCAGGTGTCGTAATTTTAGAACCTTAAATGTATGTACCCTAGCACATATGAGACCATATGAAACTGCTACAACTATATGTACTTGTTCATAAACTGAACAATTAATAGCTGAAACCTAAAGTGCATAACTCATAAATATCAGTGTTTCATGGCTTCAGTTCTTGTAGCTACTCTCCTCCTGTATTACAATATACATTAGTATACATAATGAACAAATTCTCTCACGTTTCCCCTCCAAAACACTCAACATCTCAGCCACTTTTTGATCATCTTTGTAGTCATCACCAACCCATACACCGATGGCAGCTTTGTTCTCTACTGCTGACTGTAGTATCAGACGAGCTCCCTCCACAGTGATGTCATTGCCATCCAAGAAAACTCCAAATTTTCTCTTGATTGTTTGTAAGCTGGTAGCAAGAAATTTTGCTCCAGTGAGGGTTATACTGCAATCCTGCAGATCAACTGCAGCAAGTTTGCAGTTACCAAGCACCCCAGCAATGGCAGCAAGGCCGTCATCACCGATGAGGCTATTGTTACTGAATCCCAGCGTTTCCAGTGTTTGATTAACTTTCAACGCTTCACTCATACTAACACAACCTAAAAATAATGTAGTGTATTATTAGGTGTGTGCGTGTCTATGTTTGTATTCAGAGAGTTTTTGCTAGGGTGCTAAGGTATACATGGGCACCATTTtgaaataaagcacagttgtcATTGCACTTAAAAAGCAGACAGTACAGCCAACTAAAGCTTTATTTGGTCTACGGTAAAATCAAATTACACAGATACTTGCTGACAGTCTAATGACTGAAAACCAATGGTTAAAGTCCACAAGATAAATGCTCTGAACAGAAAATGCTTTAATAGTTAAAGCCTGAGTTGTACAAAAGATAATCACTCATGGTAATATAAGTTTTGTGATAATATACATGCACTACGTGCACGTATGGTACCTTTCACAGAAAATCCACAGTTCCATGCCCACAAGATAGTCAAAGTTTTATTATGCTTGATTGCTTCTGATATTTATGGACATGCCATCATCACCAATCTTATTGTAGTGAATAGAAAGCTTCTGCAAAGTGGTGTTCACCATCAGTGCCCTCTTGATGTGGTCAACACCTATAGCAAGATATCTGTTGCATACCATATATATAGTTAAAAACTTTGGcgtaaaaaaaactttggcgaatttggtgatcaccaaagttttatcTTCCAAAGActtttagcaatcacatgagcagatTATGTTGAAAGGATGGGTATCAAAGTATCGTGACAGGTATCATGGGTATTTCCAAGCGTTCCCTTTGATTGTTGCGAGGTTCATTGTCCCACAAAAAATCTAAACATTACTCTCGACATTACAAGAACCAGTGAACAATGTTtacacttgtacagtagctaccacTCCAATGCAACATTGCTACGCACAAGTACAAGCAATTAAATTACTTGCTAACATGTGGCAGTCGTTTCCATTGTGAGCTCGTCATCCCTCAATGCAAGAGAAAAAGACTTGCGATCAAAACAGctaccatgccccttaattggcAAGTTGTTTAATCACTTGTGTGTAGCGATGTTGCATTCGAGCagtacagtacgtggtagctacgTTCTATCATAGATCATAAAAAAATTTCAGGTGAAGCcccatttgccaaagtttttagcaatagtgggtttttgctagggctcaaacaaatagtCGAATATTCGGATTAATATTCGTTTGCATTATATTCAAACAATAAATTCTGCAGTGACTATTTGCACATGATCATTATAGAGTGGCACGTGAGTAGCTGTCAGCGGAAGACGATGCCAACGAAAGGAAAGGACAGTGGTGGTAAATCAAAGAGTAGAAATAGTGTAGcattaggcagccactaattggtAGATGAACCATTGTCGTGGTGAATCGCCATAGGCACAAGATGTCATACGGatttaccgtatagcctaaatatttcgaggggcaaatttttcaaGGTTGCTAAAagtcttttttttttgcagatttgtaaacactcccaaaatatattagaatatatggaggtctaaata
The nucleotide sequence above comes from Dysidea avara chromosome 3, odDysAvar1.4, whole genome shotgun sequence. Encoded proteins:
- the LOC136248473 gene encoding ribonuclease inhibitor-like, encoding MSEALKVNQTLETLGFSNNSLIGDDGLAAIAGVLGNCKLAAVDLQDCSITLTGAKFLATSLQTIKRKFGVFLDGNDITVEGARLILQSAVENKAAIGVWVGDDYKDDQKVAEMLSVLEGKRGE